One part of the Archangium lipolyticum genome encodes these proteins:
- a CDS encoding ArnT family glycosyltransferase yields MPSASTVPASPPRPSGSNPVLSTVSDAAREPSTRLLVGLLIAAALLPRLLLMPFNENFYGDAVARVELAERWLRQPHLITSYGDGAFQFGPLHLYLVAFALELVPDKALAGRLVSLLFGVLSVVPLFSLTRRVFGWRSGVWTGLAFSVWGMHLQMSTTAASEALSLFLMLSVFALIARGLDENRLGPLFGAAAVLNLACATRYDAWLFMPLLAVALFLWGNDRVAGATRAVSFGLLCLPFPLLWMQGNELAHGDPFYPIRAVEQFHADWVRDGIARVGTWRYRLENLGFWPGVALLTLSPGVALLSMVGMKRMWREQPEVRWLVLASVVPAAYFTFRASVLMDFQPLGRFTVTEVALLLPFVVPGFEACVGQSGAGVRRAVAAACAVLAVAVPVALGLYTFRVDGGLHDSLRPVSPTSTNPVPLMQVARFLKDEVAAKGGAAILDEDPSYLDLQLAFFSALPDERLARVRWATFRKHLREAQPEYLVRFDNGALLKDPGAKLEGRTLTLDGVAYEELDGFSAPLHVYRRR; encoded by the coding sequence ATGCCGTCCGCTTCGACCGTTCCCGCCTCCCCGCCTCGTCCCTCTGGCTCCAACCCCGTCCTCTCCACGGTGTCCGACGCGGCCCGGGAGCCGAGCACCCGGTTGCTGGTGGGCTTGCTGATCGCCGCGGCGCTGCTCCCGCGCCTGCTGCTGATGCCCTTCAACGAGAACTTCTACGGTGACGCGGTGGCGCGCGTGGAGCTGGCGGAGCGTTGGCTGCGCCAGCCGCACCTCATCACCTCCTATGGGGACGGGGCCTTCCAGTTCGGACCGCTCCACCTGTACCTGGTGGCCTTCGCGCTGGAGCTGGTCCCCGACAAGGCGCTCGCGGGCCGGCTGGTGAGTCTGCTCTTCGGGGTGCTGTCGGTGGTGCCGCTCTTCTCCCTCACGCGGCGCGTCTTCGGTTGGCGCTCCGGGGTGTGGACCGGGCTGGCCTTCTCCGTGTGGGGCATGCACCTGCAGATGTCCACGACGGCGGCCAGCGAGGCGCTCTCGCTCTTCCTCATGCTGTCGGTGTTCGCGCTCATCGCCCGGGGGCTGGACGAGAACCGGCTGGGGCCCCTCTTCGGGGCGGCGGCGGTGCTCAACCTGGCGTGTGCCACGCGCTACGACGCGTGGCTCTTCATGCCGCTGCTCGCCGTGGCGCTGTTCCTCTGGGGCAACGACCGGGTGGCCGGTGCCACGCGCGCGGTGAGCTTCGGCCTGCTGTGCCTGCCCTTCCCGCTGCTGTGGATGCAGGGCAACGAGCTGGCGCACGGGGACCCCTTCTACCCCATCCGCGCGGTGGAGCAGTTCCACGCGGACTGGGTGCGGGACGGTATCGCCCGGGTGGGGACGTGGCGCTACCGGCTGGAGAACCTGGGCTTCTGGCCGGGGGTGGCGCTGCTGACGCTGTCGCCGGGCGTGGCGCTGCTGAGCATGGTGGGCATGAAGCGGATGTGGCGGGAGCAGCCGGAGGTGCGCTGGCTGGTGCTCGCCTCGGTGGTGCCCGCCGCGTACTTCACCTTCCGGGCCTCGGTGCTGATGGACTTCCAGCCGCTGGGGCGCTTCACGGTGACGGAGGTGGCCCTCCTGCTGCCCTTCGTGGTGCCGGGCTTCGAGGCGTGTGTGGGCCAGAGCGGGGCCGGGGTGCGCCGCGCCGTGGCCGCGGCGTGCGCGGTGCTGGCGGTGGCCGTGCCGGTGGCCCTGGGGCTCTACACCTTCCGCGTCGACGGCGGCCTGCACGACAGCCTGCGGCCGGTGAGCCCCACCTCCACCAACCCCGTGCCGCTGATGCAGGTGGCCCGCTTCCTCAAGGACGAGGTGGCCGCCAAGGGCGGCGCGGCCATCCTCGACGAGGACCCGAGCTACCTGGACCTCCAGCTCGCCTTCTTCTCCGCGCTGCCGGACGAGCGGCTCGCCCGCGTGCGCTGGGCGACCTTCCGCAAGCACCTGCGTGAGGCCCAGCCAGAGTACCTCGTGCGCTTCGACAACGGCGCGTTGCTGAAGGACCCCGGCGCGAAGCTGGAGGGCCGGACGCTGACGCTGGATGGCGTGGCGTACGAGGAACTGGACGGCTTCTCCGCGCCGCTGCACGTCTACCGGCGCCGCTGA
- a CDS encoding PAS domain-containing protein has translation MMSAAPLSAQSSLPQQARILLVEDSPNQLLAMEALLSPLGQEVLTASSGGEALRLLLEKDCALVLLDVHLPDISGFEVARLMRERERSRRTPIIFVTGMTADPYFTSQGYALGAVDFLFKPFDPLVLRAKAEVFVELFLHRERLKEQAEREQAELERSRLLGLLVQTPAAIAITRGPEFIFEFANPLYEKVLGRPVVLGKPLREVMPEILSQPGVMEALRHAMRTGEPFVGREFPVALDRRGDGHPEEAFFDLVYQPLLDDQGQVEWLLTHAVEVTEQVNARRRLETTEQALRQREAEYRRLADNIPDLVARFDRQHRLLYVNRRIERTTGQPAESFLGRTSEELGLPPDRVESASRAISEAFQGEAASLSFDLSTSEGLRHYDAHLVPERDERDAVVSVLAVTRDVTESRNRERALRESEGRFRLLAEAGELLSSLDDAAVLQRLAELFVPRLADWVTVDLLSPSGAVERVVSVHRDPEKVSLAFEIARRWPIDKNVHGGVAQVLRTGEPVLVKALTDEALSGLTRSEEHLRVGRALGLTSTLLLPLEARGRVLGVLSLSQAESGRHFTEEDIPLARELARRAGLAVDNALLYREAREAQGRASRLQAVAAALSRAATPEEVARAILTEGLLHAGTHAGVVFLQERDGSLRSLHDVGYPEEFIRRLRHIPPGERTPYGDVVLAEEAHWFTSAEELTANYPSFAWLSPIYQARVGLPLRVEERSLGCLWLSFPDKRSFPPEERDFLVALGQLCAQALSRASRAPA, from the coding sequence ATGATGTCCGCCGCCCCCCTTTCCGCGCAGTCCTCCCTCCCCCAGCAGGCGCGCATCCTGCTCGTCGAGGACAGCCCCAATCAGCTCCTCGCCATGGAGGCGCTGCTCTCACCCCTGGGCCAGGAGGTGCTGACGGCCTCGTCGGGTGGGGAGGCCCTGCGGCTGCTGCTCGAGAAGGACTGCGCCCTCGTGCTGCTGGATGTCCACCTGCCGGACATCAGCGGCTTCGAGGTGGCGCGCCTCATGCGCGAGCGGGAGCGGTCGCGCCGCACTCCCATCATCTTCGTCACCGGGATGACGGCCGACCCGTACTTCACCAGCCAGGGGTACGCCCTGGGCGCGGTGGACTTCCTCTTCAAGCCGTTCGATCCCCTGGTGCTGCGCGCCAAGGCGGAGGTGTTCGTCGAGCTGTTCCTGCACCGGGAGCGGCTCAAGGAGCAGGCGGAGCGCGAGCAGGCCGAGCTTGAGCGCTCGCGGTTGCTGGGCCTGCTGGTGCAGACCCCGGCGGCCATCGCCATCACCCGCGGGCCGGAGTTCATCTTCGAGTTCGCCAATCCCCTCTACGAGAAGGTGCTCGGCCGCCCCGTCGTGTTGGGCAAGCCCCTGCGCGAGGTGATGCCGGAGATCCTCTCCCAACCGGGGGTGATGGAGGCCCTGCGGCACGCGATGCGCACCGGCGAGCCCTTCGTGGGCCGGGAATTTCCCGTGGCGCTCGACCGGCGCGGGGACGGCCACCCGGAGGAGGCCTTCTTCGACCTCGTCTACCAACCCCTCCTCGACGACCAGGGACAGGTCGAGTGGCTGCTCACCCACGCGGTGGAGGTGACGGAGCAGGTGAACGCGCGTCGGCGGCTCGAGACCACCGAGCAGGCGCTGCGCCAGCGGGAAGCGGAGTACCGCCGGCTGGCCGACAACATCCCCGACCTCGTCGCCCGCTTCGACCGCCAGCACCGGCTCCTCTACGTCAACCGCCGCATCGAGCGCACCACGGGCCAGCCCGCGGAGAGCTTCCTGGGCCGGACCAGCGAGGAGCTCGGCCTGCCGCCGGACAGGGTGGAGAGCGCATCGCGGGCCATCTCCGAGGCCTTCCAGGGGGAGGCGGCGTCGCTCTCCTTCGACCTCTCCACGTCCGAGGGGCTCCGGCACTACGACGCGCACCTGGTGCCCGAGCGGGACGAGCGGGACGCGGTGGTGTCGGTGCTCGCCGTCACCCGCGACGTGACGGAGTCGCGCAACCGCGAGCGGGCGCTGCGGGAGAGCGAGGGCCGCTTCCGGCTCCTCGCGGAGGCGGGCGAGCTGCTCTCCTCCCTGGATGACGCGGCCGTCCTTCAGCGGCTGGCCGAGCTGTTCGTGCCCCGCCTGGCGGACTGGGTGACGGTGGACCTGCTCTCCCCCTCGGGCGCGGTGGAGCGGGTGGTTTCCGTGCACCGCGACCCGGAGAAGGTGTCGCTCGCCTTCGAGATCGCGCGCCGCTGGCCCATCGACAAGAACGTCCATGGCGGAGTGGCCCAGGTGCTGCGCACCGGCGAGCCCGTCCTCGTGAAGGCCCTCACGGACGAGGCCCTGTCCGGCCTGACGCGCAGCGAGGAGCATCTGCGCGTGGGCCGTGCCCTGGGGCTGACCTCCACGCTGTTGCTGCCATTGGAGGCGCGGGGGCGGGTGCTGGGCGTGCTCTCGCTGAGCCAGGCCGAGAGTGGCCGGCACTTCACCGAGGAGGACATCCCGTTGGCCCGGGAGCTGGCCCGGCGGGCGGGGCTCGCGGTGGACAACGCGCTGCTGTACCGCGAGGCGCGCGAGGCGCAGGGGCGGGCCTCCCGTCTCCAGGCGGTGGCGGCGGCGCTCTCCCGGGCCGCCACGCCCGAGGAGGTGGCGCGCGCCATCCTCACCGAGGGGCTCCTGCACGCCGGCACGCACGCGGGCGTCGTCTTCCTCCAGGAGCGCGATGGCTCGCTCCGAAGCCTCCATGACGTGGGCTACCCCGAGGAGTTCATCCGCCGCCTGCGCCACATCCCCCCGGGAGAGCGGACGCCCTATGGCGACGTGGTGCTCGCCGAGGAGGCGCACTGGTTCACGTCCGCCGAGGAGCTGACGGCGAACTACCCCAGCTTCGCGTGGCTGTCGCCCATCTACCAGGCGCGCGTCGGGCTTCCCCTGCGGGTGGAGGAGCGGTCCCTGGGGTGTTTGTGGTTGTCCTTCCCCGACAAGCGGAGCTTCCCTCCCGAGGAGCGGGACTTCCTCGTCGCGCTGGGGCAGCTGTGCGCCCAGGCACTCTCTCGTGCGTCCAGGGCTCCCGCGTAG